The Lachnospiraceae bacterium oral taxon 500 genome window below encodes:
- a CDS encoding ATPase: MIIKRDYYLKKIIDKRENGRIKIITGIRRCGKSYLLFNLYQEYLLSKGVKENQIISIALDEIDNLEYRNPFRLNEYIKEKTKNRDQIYYIFIDEIQLSVAVSNPYIDSKEENVTFVDVLLGLMKHSNLDIYVTGSNSKMLSSDVLTQFRDRGDEIHVNPLSFAEAYDLYEKKEQAFENYTVYGGMPYIYSLKSDEEKNQYLKDLFRETYIKDILERNNIQNEKEVLELLLDFTSSAIGSLTNPTKLSRRFLSEKQIKISSNTISKYLSFFEEAYVIYHANRYDVKGSRYFSTPLKYYFADVGLRNARLNFRQVEDTHIMENIIYNDLLRRGYNIDVGVVEHDFKKDGNRRKVQLEVDFVINKGHQRYYIQSALNVDSTEKREQETASLKKIDDSFKKIVIVRKQIIPRHDNAGILYIGVEDFLLNESIIDL; the protein is encoded by the coding sequence ATGATCATTAAACGAGATTATTATCTAAAGAAAATTATAGATAAAAGAGAAAATGGTAGGATAAAGATTATTACAGGGATAAGAAGATGTGGGAAATCATATCTGTTATTTAATTTGTACCAAGAGTACCTATTGTCTAAAGGCGTCAAAGAAAATCAAATTATATCAATTGCACTTGATGAAATAGATAATCTTGAATATAGGAATCCATTCAGATTGAACGAGTACATCAAGGAAAAAACTAAAAACAGAGATCAAATATACTACATTTTCATTGATGAAATTCAATTATCTGTGGCTGTAAGCAATCCCTATATTGATAGCAAAGAAGAGAATGTAACTTTTGTTGATGTATTGCTCGGACTTATGAAACATAGCAATTTGGACATTTATGTAACAGGCAGTAATTCTAAAATGCTCTCATCTGATGTGCTGACACAGTTTAGAGATCGTGGTGATGAGATACATGTAAATCCTCTATCATTTGCAGAAGCTTACGATTTGTATGAAAAGAAAGAGCAGGCTTTTGAGAATTATACCGTATATGGAGGTATGCCATATATCTATAGTTTAAAAAGTGATGAGGAAAAGAATCAATACTTGAAGGACTTATTTAGGGAAACATATATAAAGGATATTCTTGAAAGAAATAACATACAAAATGAGAAGGAGGTACTTGAATTACTGCTTGACTTCACATCTTCCGCCATTGGTTCACTAACTAATCCGACTAAACTTTCAAGAAGATTTTTGTCAGAGAAGCAGATAAAAATATCTTCCAATACAATTTCCAAATATCTTAGTTTCTTTGAAGAGGCATATGTTATATACCATGCCAACAGATATGATGTTAAGGGTTCAAGATATTTCTCAACGCCACTAAAATATTACTTTGCAGATGTAGGTCTTAGAAATGCAAGATTAAATTTTAGGCAAGTAGAAGACACACATATTATGGAAAACATCATCTATAACGACTTGCTTCGTAGAGGATATAATATAGATGTTGGTGTGGTTGAGCACGATTTTAAGAAAGATGGAAACAGAAGAAAGGTTCAGCTTGAGGTTGATTTTGTTATAAACAAAGGGCATCAAAGGTACTATATTCAATCAGCTTTAAATGTAGACAGTACAGAGAAAAGAGAGCAAGAAACGGCATCACTTAAGAAAATAGATGATTCATTTAAAAAGATTGTGATTGTAAGGAAGCAGATTATTCCCAGACATGATAATGCTGGTATTTTATACATTGGAGTAGAGGATTTTTTGCTTAATGAATCAATCATAGATTTATAA
- a CDS encoding transcriptional regulator, translated as MKNNKTTFYGKKVKQRLIELDMTQRELAQKVKMNENYITQILTGRKGGYKYRQRINEILWPAEELESVI; from the coding sequence ATGAAAAATAATAAAACAACATTTTATGGAAAAAAGGTAAAGCAAAGGCTGATTGAATTAGATATGACGCAAAGGGAATTGGCGCAAAAAGTGAAAATGAATGAGAATTACATTACTCAAATCTTAACTGGAAGAAAAGGTGGATACAAATACCGCCAAAGAATCAATGAAATCTTATGGCCAGCCGAAGAACTGGAATCTGTAATTTAA
- a CDS encoding integrase — translation MDCSVRTVRRKIAEHSLIAMEQKNKKNGQTEYLIRLEDLPENVQRKYLKQEELFLPEAKDSAHYGKGLKEEKKSFSDFNEREREEIREWIEILKQWQTERALYHNKTEADKNIIAAINAELFRRGSNLTVSSSVLYRKFFFYRNGDYEGLLDKRGGWNKGNSSMPAEVWDAFLFYYLDERQPALAKVYKDTFQWTKEFYPHFLEVMPSERTFRRKLEKEVPLAVQTYLRQGAKALDDECLPYIERAYDELQVNDVWVTDNHTLDIISTYDNGKKDNHRMYLTAFWDAKSGILTGWNITNDPSINSTLFALRHGIKRCGVPKVIYADNGSEFMSYDFGGRGKRSQKPENEIEYALTILGRMGIEIRTAKVKNARAKPVERFFLSFKEHISKLFSTYTGGNITERPESLKSQLKKGNIPTDSKLRDDLALLIEKENCEPYGGAEKRKYQGMTKIEVFNEGLKHIKQVLMTEDDLDLFLLRGKKQKVGRKGVFVEIAKEKIYFMAADSWLHFGREVLVRYDPTDLSSVRIYDMEDRYMATWEVERTLLLNFLESDTDRLAEANEKLASVRKSVKQYAKDMFANMRSDTKIDILDLQIRKAHRLTEGTLIEQSNLVEVRRFEEKQLCQATGTEAAVVIDIDRMNRNGERRKGR, via the coding sequence ATGGATTGCTCCGTAAGGACAGTAAGAAGAAAAATTGCAGAACATAGTCTTATAGCCATGGAGCAGAAAAATAAAAAAAATGGGCAAACCGAATATCTTATAAGATTAGAAGATCTGCCGGAGAACGTGCAAAGAAAATATTTAAAACAAGAAGAATTATTTTTACCGGAAGCAAAGGATTCTGCTCATTACGGCAAGGGGTTAAAGGAAGAAAAAAAGAGTTTTTCGGATTTTAATGAAAGGGAGCGAGAAGAAATCCGGGAATGGATTGAAATCTTAAAGCAATGGCAGACCGAACGGGCACTATATCACAACAAAACCGAAGCAGATAAAAATATTATTGCAGCCATTAATGCGGAACTCTTTCGTAGAGGGAGTAACCTTACGGTCAGCAGTAGCGTGCTGTATCGAAAATTTTTCTTTTACCGCAACGGTGATTATGAAGGGCTACTGGATAAGCGGGGTGGTTGGAACAAAGGAAATTCTTCGATGCCGGCTGAAGTATGGGATGCGTTTTTGTTTTACTATCTCGATGAAAGACAACCGGCACTGGCGAAGGTCTACAAGGACACATTTCAATGGACAAAAGAGTTTTATCCGCATTTTTTGGAAGTTATGCCCAGCGAGCGTACCTTTCGCCGGAAGTTAGAAAAAGAAGTGCCGTTAGCAGTCCAGACTTATTTGCGCCAAGGCGCGAAAGCACTGGACGACGAGTGCCTGCCCTATATTGAACGAGCCTATGACGAATTGCAGGTCAATGATGTCTGGGTAACCGATAACCACACACTGGATATTATCAGTACTTATGATAATGGGAAAAAAGACAATCATCGCATGTATTTAACGGCCTTTTGGGATGCGAAGTCCGGGATTTTAACCGGCTGGAATATTACCAATGATCCCAGCATTAACTCCACGCTTTTTGCCCTGCGGCATGGGATTAAGCGCTGCGGTGTACCGAAAGTAATCTACGCCGACAACGGTAGCGAGTTTATGAGTTATGACTTTGGCGGCCGGGGAAAACGGAGTCAAAAACCGGAGAATGAAATCGAATACGCTCTTACCATTCTTGGCCGGATGGGGATTGAAATTCGGACGGCAAAGGTCAAAAATGCCAGAGCAAAACCGGTAGAGCGATTTTTTCTTAGTTTTAAAGAGCATATCAGCAAATTATTTTCCACTTACACTGGCGGCAACATTACCGAGCGACCGGAGAGCCTGAAAAGCCAGCTCAAAAAAGGGAATATTCCAACGGATTCCAAACTTCGGGATGACTTGGCGCTTTTAATCGAAAAAGAAAATTGCGAGCCTTATGGCGGCGCAGAAAAGCGGAAATATCAAGGCATGACCAAAATAGAGGTATTTAATGAGGGGTTAAAACACATAAAGCAAGTATTAATGACAGAGGATGACCTTGACCTTTTTCTGCTTCGCGGGAAAAAGCAGAAAGTTGGCAGAAAAGGGGTATTCGTGGAGATTGCAAAAGAAAAAATCTATTTTATGGCAGCGGATTCTTGGCTGCACTTTGGCAGAGAAGTTCTTGTCCGGTATGATCCGACGGATTTATCCAGCGTTCGCATTTACGACATGGAAGACAGATATATGGCGACATGGGAAGTGGAACGAACGTTGCTCTTAAACTTCCTTGAAAGCGACACGGATAGACTGGCCGAAGCAAACGAAAAGTTAGCAAGTGTTAGAAAATCAGTGAAACAGTATGCCAAAGATATGTTTGCGAATATGCGGTCAGATACCAAGATTGATATTTTGGATCTGCAAATCCGAAAAGCGCACCGATTGACCGAGGGAACGCTGATCGAGCAAAGTAATCTGGTAGAAGTAAGGCGCTTTGAAGAAAAGCAGCTTTGTCAGGCAACGGG